AATTCGCACTCGCACGAGAACGAGCAATTTGCACTTGTAGTATCTGGCGAGGTGCGCTTTGGATTAGGCAAAGAAGGCTCAGACAATTACCGCGAGTTAGTGCTGAAGTCGGGAGAAGTATTGTATTTACCTTCGTTTGTTGAGCACTCGGCTTTTG
The bacterium DNA segment above includes these coding regions:
- a CDS encoding cupin domain-containing protein, which gives rise to MQNAEVFKWDDLPMDSPMPLLERQRIIGNKMMISNVVLKKGCFVNSHSHENEQFALVVSGEVRFGLGKEGSDNYRELVLKSGEVLYLPSFVEHSAF